The window tggaggaaaaaaaagggacagtggtatttaaaaagacacattttatagaacaatgggtacactctttcacagtaaaccttgctgttaatattacatacatagcacatgtgctttcgttccaaggtcgcattttgcctccccccaccgcatggctagctcctccccgtggctaagagcaggaaacatttctgttcagccaaaggcaaacagcccagcaggaatgggcacctctgaatgtccccttaagaaaagcaccctatctcaaccaggtgaccatgaatgatttcactctcctgaggataacacagagagataaagaacggatgttatttgaacgccagcaaacatacactgcaatgctttgttctacaatgattcctgagtacgtgctactggcctggtgtggtaaagtgtcctaccatggaggacagaataaggctgccctccccagaaacctgttgcaaaggctttgggagtacatccaggagagccgcgaatgccagggcaaagtaatcctttcacatgcttgcttttaaaccatgtatactcttttaaaaggtacactcaccggaggtcccttctctgcctggcggttCCGGGAGgaagccttgggtgggtttggggggtactggctccaggtccagggtgagaaacagttcctggctgtcaggaaaactggtttctccgcttgcttgttgtgagctatctacaacatcatcatcattatcatcttcctcgtccccaaaacctgcttccctgttgcctccatctccattgaaggagtcaaacaacatggctggggtagtggtagctgaaccccctaaaatggcatgcagctcatcatagaagcggcatgtttggggctctgacccggagtggccattcgcctctctggttttctggtaggcttgcctcaactccttaagtttcacgcggcactgtttcgcatccctgttatggcctctgtccttcatgccctgggagattttgacaaatgttttggtatttcgaaaactggaacagagttctgatagcacggattcctctccccacacagcaatcagatcccgtacctcccgttcggtccatgctggagctcttttgcgattctgggactccatcatggtcacctctgctgatgagctctgcactcacctgcagcttgccacgctggccaaacaggaaatgatattcaaaagttcgcgggccttttcctgtctacctggccagtgcatctgagttgagagtgctgtccagagcggtcacaacggagcactctgggatagctcccggaggccaataccgtctaattacgtccacagtaccccaaattcgaccccgCAAGGCCagtttcagcgctaatccccttgtcgggggagGAGtgaagaaatcgattttaagagccctttaagttgaaaaacgGGCTTCGTCTTACTCACAGCTGTGAAATGTCGGGTTCCTTCAAGGTCTCTGCTGCCATGTGCTACCCAGCAGCGAAATGGTGGTAAATATCAGCCCATTTCAGGCCGGCTTCCTGTTAAAGGACAACTCAGGACTACAGAGCCTGGGGCTAATCTCTGCGTAACTTGTTTATTACGTACCTCAGTCCTGACACAGCGGTGGTAGCAAACAGCACATGAGCAACAACCTTTTCCAGGAATCCCAGCCCAACCACTGAGAGCAGCAACTCTTCCTTAAGAACTGACTCTAGTTAGACAAATAAGGCAGGGAGAAAACTCTCCTGCTTCTTGTAACAgctccccatcttctccaaaaGAATGAACAGCCTAGTAAATTTAACAACCTTACAGTTGAACAATGCTGCATCCTTAGCAAAAGAATTGATAGGTCTGTGTAATGGCACCACATGTCGATACCTGCCATGACTCAGCCCCCCCAAACTATGGAGAAGGATCATAGACATTGCTGCTTCAGAGTACAAACTGAACTTGCCTGGTGGGAGACGGGAAGAAATCTCTTCTAAGGAAGTTTCAgtggggtagctgtgttagtctgtttcagcaaaaacaacgagaagtcctgtggcaacttaaagactaacacatttatttgggcatgagctatTGTGGGCTGGaaccatttcatcagatgcacgaAGTGGAAACTTAAGTgggcagatatatatatatatatatatatatacacacacatgcaaagaTGGGTGTGTTACGTTACtatgcttatgcccaaataaatgtgttaatctttaaggtgccacaggactccttgttgtttcttcTAGGGAAGGTTTATTTCATTATTCTCCTGCCTGGGATCTCTTGCACTTTCGTCTGAAGCAGCGACCGAGAGCAGtgtcccgttgtgctaggtgctgtgcaaccATACGCTGATCGAGATCGGGGCCTTGTTGTGCTGGGCTGCACCAACGTATCACTGAGTCACTGCCCCCAACGCTTCAGTAATAACACTGATTCTTTCCCCCCCAAACAGGCTCTTCAGGTTCCACACCGGACTTAATCCACCGGATCGAGGTAGGGGAGGCAGAGCTCTGGATCCGGGATGCCGAGGACTCCAGGGAAAGCTCCGGGCCTGAGAGCCCCTCCCCAGGTGAGTCagagactattagggttggaagagacctcaggaggtcatctagttcaatcccctgctcacagcaggaccgaCACCAACTAAACcaactttgtcaagccgggccttaaaaacctctacgggtggagattttaccacctccctaggcaacccattccagtgcttcaccaccctcctagtgaaatagtgtttcctaatatccaacctagacctcctccactgcaacttgagaccattgctccttgttctgtcatctgccaccactgagaacagccgagctccatcctctctggaaccccccttcaggtagttgaaggctgctatcaaatccccctcactcttctcttctgcagaataaacacgcccagttccctcagcctctcctcgtaagtcatgtgctccagccccctgatcattttcattgccttccTCTAGACGCTCTCCAGTTTGTCTCAAGACAGGATCAATCACGTAGGAAGAGTGCGAGGTCATGTCTAGGCGGAGGACGCCATTTTGTAGAGCAGCTCTCCGGCTCTTGTAGCGCTTCACTGTAATGCTCTAAAACTGCCCCGGGttccaggcagctgctgctgggggcgcGGACGCACGTGGGGTCCAGAGGAAATCGTCCTGAGTGGCACAACTTGGAGTACCCTGGTGTATGGGCAGGgtgtgagggaggggggtggaatggCCTTTGTCacatcccctctcctcctgctctctcAGTGGCACAAAATCATTGTCACTTACATTGCTTCAGTGTCAATGCTTAGCACAGTCCTCAGCCTGAACGGGGTCTGTGACTGTCTGTAGCTCAAAGGCCTGCCGGGTAGCAGCCATTCACCCCTTCCAGCTCAGCAGTGCCATGGATCAGGTtgtaaaacaagacaaaaaatgttttttgaggtTACCTCACACAAACCCTGAGTAACTTGGCATCCCCTCaatccccttccctcaccccccccccgaaaaaaaaacTCCCCCCCTTCTTAAGTATTTTAGTTTAGATTTAGTTTTGCACAAAGAATTAAACAAACGTCAAGCCGAAGAATAAGCTACGTTGTGCTAAGCAGCTACCTGCGTCCACAGGAGGGGATTGTAGCCCCTCAACTGAACTATATTGAAACCAGCCTTGTTAAAACAGCACAAACACTGAGGAACAGGCCTCGTGCTATAAAACAGGAGAAAGTGAAGAACCAGCACCGTGTAAATAAAAACCTCTGTTTGAAATGAAACCAAAATCAGTTTGAAAATAAACCATGGACCCTGTTTCAACTGCATGAGCACCGCGGGGCCCTAGTCCTGGGTCAGGGCACTGCCTGGATCCTGGGCAGTTTACGCATAAAACAAGACCCAAGAGGCGCATGGCACACATGGGAGCAGgcgctaggcactgcacaaacaacaTAGAATAGAACCAACATGAGTCAGGCTGCAGATTTTCACAGCATTTTGTCTCAAAAATTACGGAGCAGTTTGAATACATTTAATTAAAGTCACAGGTCACAAAATTTACTGTGACTGCTTGAAGATTTTTAATAAAACCTGCCCCCCTCCTCGCCCTGCCCAGAGGCACTTGCCACCCAAAGAAGCATGCTCCCCGCAGCACTGCCTAATCCTAGTCCGGGGCAGAATGGttggtgttagagagcttattccttcaccctctcacttccctggtccttcttgcatgaacagagagcaacaatgtccgaaggtgcaaacaattagatgtttactggggtgaacttccagcaagcttaaatagaAGTTCCTtcttccttattttcgaatccaaTTTACTTCCtctttgcccctaatttatatagtaatattctcagctataccttaaccaatcattttactgaaatctatCTAACCAATccgaacatattgtaacataattttctaaccaattatatgtcactaccctaattaacttacacctagcaaaattaattatacggCAGACAGAAAGaattaaagaaccagacagattaacaatagaaaagtggggccctaaagataaaacatacagaaatgagggtttcacaaccattgagaagtgatttcttgccagacaggatgctatcaaactaaattttctttaaccatctttctCAGGTGGTGAAAGGAATACAATCCTGTGCTAATAAtccctaacagcccaatagcaccttatttcaatgtgactagtttggaatgtgagggtgtgaccggtcgcttcccagcttatggctgcctctgctgcgtagccaaaggccttagcttaagaacagggcctcagactgtcacagtgagagaaaaaagaacaaggaggacttgtggcaccttagagactaacaaatgtatttgagcataagctttcatgggctaaaacccacttcatcggatgcatgcagtggaaaatacagtaggaagatacatatacacacagagaacatgaaacactgggtgttgccatacacactataaccagagtgatcaattaaggtgagctgttgtcagcaggagaaaaaaaacttttgttgtgataatccggatggcccatttccaacagttgacaagaaggtgtgagtgacagtaggggggaaaataagcatggggaaatagtgttagtttgtgtaatgaccaatccactcccagtctttattcaagcctaatttaatggtgtctagtttgcaaattaattccaattcagcgtctctcgttggagtctgtttttgaagttttttgtgaGAGAACGCcattacacagattctttcttttatatctctataactagctaaatgataaacatatacctaaattcttaaagtataggcctttacaggccgGCCTCCGTATCTGTATCCTAACAGTTAGGGTGGGCTGGAGTGGATGTGGGTGGCAATGCCATTCACTGAAGTTTGGTCCTTTCCCCTACCATCATGACTGGGGTGTGGGGCAAATCTGAGCGGCACTGTAACCCCGCAGGCCAGGTCTCAATATCTGGAGCAAGGTGTTGGGTCCAGCCTTGTGGGAGAGGAATCGCCATTGCAGGCAGAGGTGCAAATCCCAAAAACCGTCACCTGGAAATGGGGAAATTGTTCCATCCGTGACATTTTTCCTTCCTTGGCAAACCTGCATCCCTAATGATGAGCTAACACCAGAATGGCCTCTGCTCTCTCCAGCAGGGCACGGGATCCCGGGAGAAATGAGGGGACAGTCTGAATGCGGGGAGAGCACAGAAGGAGAGCAGGATCCCACAGTCCACACGGGGATCAATATGCTGGATACAGTTCATCTCCTGGGTAGACTCAGCCAGAGACTCCCCATGGGCCGGTGTCCCCACCGCTGCATCGACTGCGGCAAGAGGTTCAGCAACCCCTCCGCACTGACCCAGCAGCAGCGCATGCCCACTGGGGAGCAGCCGTATTGCTGCGCCAACTCTGGTCAGAGGCTCAGCAACGCCAGCACACTGACCCAGAATCGGCGCATACACATCAGGGAGCAGCCGCATCGCTGTGCTGATTGTAACAAGAGCTTTGCACACAGCTCAAAGCTGAGAGTACATCAGCGCACGCACACTGGGGAGCGGCCGTACCGCTGTGCTGACTGTGGCAAGGGCTTTGCACAGGTCTCGGATCTGAGATCACACCAGCAcacgcacaccggggagcggccgcaCTGCTGTGCTGAGTGCGGCAAGGGCTTTGCATCGAGCTCAAATCTGAGTAGACACCAGCGCACGCACGCTGGGGAGCGGCCGCACCGCTGTGCTGACTGCGGCAAGGGTTTTGCCCAGATTGCACACCTGAGAAGACACCAGCGCGCACACAGCGGGGAGCGGCCGCATCGCTGTGCTGACTGCGGCAAGGGCTTTGCAGAGAGCTCAAAGCTGAGAACAcaccagcgcacccacaccggggagcggccgtaTTGCTGTGCTGACTGTGGCAAGGGCTATGCCCAGATCGCACACCTGAGAACacaccagcgcacgcacaccggggagcggccgtaCTGCTGCACCGACTGTGGGAGGAGCTTTGCGACAAGCTCAACGCTGAGAATACACCAGCGTctgcacaccggggagcggccgcaTCACTGCACCGACTGCGGCAAGGACTTTGCACAGAGCTCAACCCTGAGAATGCATCAGCGcacccacaccggggagcggccgcaCCACTGCGCCGACTGCGGCAAGAGCTTTGCAGAGAGCTCAAAGCTGAGAATACACCAGCGCGCGCACACGGGGGAGCGGCCGTACCGCTGCACGGACTGCGGAAAGGGCTATGCCCAGATTGCACACCTGAGAATacaccagcgcacgcacaccggggagcggccgtaCCGCTGCGACGATTGCAGCAAAAGCTTTACCAATGCCAGTGCACTGACCAAACATCAGCGCACGCACCCACGCACACCGGGGAGCAGCTGCACCGCTGTGCCAACTGTGGTAAGAAGTTCAACGGTGCCAACAAGCTGACCCAGCACCAGTGCACACCAGGGAACGGCCATTCCAGTGCACTGTCTGCAGAAAGAACTTTGCACAGAGCTAATACCTGAGAATACAGCAACGCATTCACAGCGGGGAGCGGCTGTCCAAGTGTGCTGACTGTGGCAAATGCTTTGCTCACTTGGGCAACCTCACCTGGCACCAGTTGACTCGCCCTTCTGCCACCACCAGGGCCCAAGGGGCTTCTGGCAGCTGGCGGGCCTGGCACAGTGCCAGCAGAATCAGACCAGGGCGTGGTCCTGTCCCCATGATGCCCAGCAAGACTgtatggggcagggaaggggactTGACTAAGCAGCGTGGGGAAGAGCAGAGAGGTGGGGGGATTTTAGAGTAGATGGTCACAACCTACTCCATTAGGGGCCCCCTGTATCTAGGTGGGGTCCAGCCAGGGGTCTCCCTGTCAAACTCCCCACAACACATATAGCTGTGAGGCAGCCAGgacaattccccctccccccatctagATGGGACTGAATCAGGAacttccccccacagctccctcggTTTTAGCCAAGGGGTGACTCTTAGGTGACATCTGGAGCTGGGATTTGCTGTCCTTTCTCAGCATCGATTGGTCTGATCTAAGGCCTGACTGACCATGAGGCCTGATGAACCGTGTGACTGGCAGGTGCACAGAGAGAGTTTTGCATTACTCCTTGGGGAATTCtatgccaaaaataaataaataaataaattctgcacaccacattttaaaattttgcatattttatttgtcaacataacacaatataatcacactagtgtcaattattttggtaatttatttcaaactaCCTATCAGCAACTATGTTTGCAACAGTACAAACAACAGatgacaaaaaagattcaggaagggatttttcacaaatagattccttactaggcccTTTAACACAGAACTTTGAGtattaattcatttaaactacactatcaaaatgtatttcctgcacccctcagaagcactGCAAAGGCTTGGGGCAGCCAGGAGtaatggagaagctgagggagagggaagtaattgctgggaaggagcctggagtgAATTTTGagagttgttgggtgtgggtgggggaagtaTGGAAGAGGGGGATTtgttgggagaggggaagagtgATTGATAGAGACTGGGGAATCCTCCCGTATGGAACCCTGGCTTACCCTTGGCCTCTCCCATTGATTCATGCACACCTGCCCGCTGTCCCTGTGTGTCCCTGCCTCCCCACATCCCCGTGTATCCCTGCCCCCTCTTTtacccccatgtgtccctgcatcccCACTTGCATTCTGCTCCTACCTCAGTGTTACCTCACTAGCTCCTGTGACTCCCCTCACCCCGCCCAGGAGACCTGTATGCCCCATTTTGTCCATCTCCCCCATATTCCTTGCCTCCATACCTGACCCCATGGGCAGAGAACTGTGAAGTAtcctctgaccccctccctctctggccagctgctccagccatAAACCAGCTGCTCTCTCTTCTGGTGCCATGGGAGCCCCCAGGGGGGAAAAGGTATAATTGCAGCACTACTCcatcaaaataaattattctgGGGTGAAAAATAACTTGTGGAGCACATGAAGTTTGTgcttgtgcagtggtgcagaattcctctgTGAGTATCGCATGTGAAGTGACATCACTGATGTAATCATTGACATGTAGGGAAGTGTCAAACCCTGGTACAGAGGTGCGTAGAGCTGTTCGTGTTCTTTCCTCAGCTGTTCACTCCTGTTAGCCATGCCCACAGACTACGCAAATGAGTCAAATCACTATATATGTCTCTGTGATGAACTATTCTCCAAGGAGCCACCCAGGAGTGGAAAGAGACTTTCCATCAGAGACGGATTTGCAGTGAAACAGAGGGTGCCCTGGCACAGGGCCCCCCAACAACAGGGTACCCTAGGTCTGGGCAGTTGTGGGGGCGGAAGCTTGgtcctcctggctcctgctgcaggc of the Eretmochelys imbricata isolate rEreImb1 chromosome 6, rEreImb1.hap1, whole genome shotgun sequence genome contains:
- the LOC144267038 gene encoding uncharacterized protein LOC144267038, whose amino-acid sequence is MAAAGPAQQLRVAFEDVALYFTREEWELLSRPEKQLYRDQMLRNYWALVFLGSSGSTPDLIHRIEVGEAELWIRDAEDSRESSGPESPSPAGHGIPGEMRGQSECGESTEGEQDPTVHTGINMLDTVHLLGRLSQRLPMGRCPHRCIDCGKRFSNPSALTQQQRMPTGEQPYCCANSGQRLSNASTLTQNRRIHIREQPHRCADCNKSFAHSSKLRVHQRTHTGERPYRCADCGKGFAQVSDLRSHQHTHTGERPHCCAECGKGFASSSNLSRHQRTHAGERPHRCADCGKGFAQIAHLRRHQRAHSGERPHRCADCGKGFAESSKLRTHQRTHTGERPYCCADCGKGYAQIAHLRTHQRTHTGERPYCCTDCGRSFATSSTLRIHQRLHTGERPHHCTDCGKDFAQSSTLRMHQRTHTGERPHHCADCGKSFAESSKLRIHQRAHTGERPYRCTDCGKGYAQIAHLRIHQRTHTGERPYRCDDCSKSFTNASALTKHQRTHPRTPGSSCTAVPTVVRSSTVPTS